A genomic segment from Bombus affinis isolate iyBomAffi1 chromosome 13, iyBomAffi1.2, whole genome shotgun sequence encodes:
- the LOC126923696 gene encoding myosin-IIIb-like isoform X5, translating to MGDIIEMTGGGTNMAYHGLSQHVNFDVIPDPRDRFVLEELIGEGTYGEVYSAYCNESGNKVAIKILENVADNIEEIEEEYLVLRDLSHHPNIPLFHGLFLKRAKPAQEEDQLWFVMELCTGGSVTDLVQGLKKKGRRLTDDQIGYILAETVEALIYLHSNHCMHRDVKGHNILLTEDAHVKLVDFGVSSHLVATLARKNTSVGTPYWMAPEVIACEQQLDSSYDSRCDVWSVGITAIELAEGDPPLSELHPMRALFQIPRNPPPSLKNPDIHSPELVDFITECLVKDLEHRPFASELKEHPLLMNIESNAEKIRNELQEEIRRQRADGKVHRQPEVTTKHGKLKTDRKARPEKMYMDDLAALDMLSEDAIVDQLQHRYEQTQIYTYIGDILVAVNPFTNLGLYTGIEQKRYKGQARSDNPPHIFAVADAAYQALLHQRQNQAIVISGESGAGKTESANLLLKQLVYLSKAPNRNLEERILQINPIMEAFGNATTGINANSSRFGKYLDLTMTKGGKVTGARIYVYLLEQSRVVAQAEGERNFHIFYYMYDGLEADNRLSEFYLDSNLRKHHRYLTDQSQTSQTHIDKFQQLKVGFKLLGFQDSEVDIVYRILAAILHLGDIEFGEVASEDNTDNKSRVIDTTPLHRVSQLLGVEENDLLEALTSNSVMTRGETITRNNTVAEACAARDAMAKGLYGRLFDWMVNQINCLLCFNRSPNYEPLAIGLLDIFGFENFPRNSFEQLCINIANEQIQYYFNQHIFTWEQQEYMAEGIPVDLVEFSDNRPVLDMLLSKPMGLLALLDEESRFPRATNKSLIEKFHNNIKSKFYVRPKSDAVCFAVHHFAGRVVYQAEGFLEKNRNFLPPEVIQLIRQSQYDMVRFLFQCPITKTGNLYSAVHETDSKKLSQSNQNTKERYSSRGLASQSRAQQTVATYFRYSLMDLLQKMVSGSPQFVRCIKPNDSKSPRFFDKEKVVKQLRYTGVLETIRIRQNGFSHRISFNEFLKRYCFLAFGYDERVVANRDNCRLFLIRLKMDGWALGRTKVFLKYYHVEFLSKMYEEQLKKIIMVQSCVRRWLARIRFKKQKWQFAVSVVTLQRHIRGWLSRKHFLEEMRKKQEEEEATVLQKMHEEQKEKVEIEKQTEEDEEDETTKEELKEDDAAAIIQSHFRGYTIRKRFGPELEERFKKILNNYDDKFEAHKALLREGLKNEEAAFIVQRWYKKEKVKKRKPPTKDLVHHKLRQADLIQFSQNVHMKNQEVHKNLRHNKPGVRLNEIEEPPPDYVRPEGFNMVQPIMQYRSGNQVDGEETIKYYRDLKDEMSSGSDFEEEEVGWDLPLIQLENDLHPLTRSRIGQILEVNTERRERLEAQGDFAIASEQQLSDIWHKALRNPSEDQQQENSGRVGGIMANFQYKD from the exons ATGGGTGATATAATTG AAATGACCGGTGGAGGGACCAATATGGCGTACCACGGTCTGAGTCAGCACGTAAATTTTGACGTGATACCAGATCCTAGAGATCGCTTCGTCTTGGAAGAATTAATCGGAGAAGGAACCTATGGAGAAGTTTACAGCGCGTATTGCAACGAATCTGGCAATAAAGTTGCAATTAAAATTTTGGAGAACGTCGCCGACAATATCGAGGAAATCGAAGAAGAGTATCTGGTGCTGAGAGACTTAAGCCACCATCCTAATATTCCTCTCTTTCATGGCTTGTTCTTAAAAAGAGCTAAACCTGCTCAAGAAGAGGATCAATTATGGTTCGTCATGGAG TTATGCACCGGAGGGTCGGTGACCGATCTCGTTCAAGGcctgaaaaaaaaaggaaggcgCCTAACGGACGACCAAATAGGTTACATCCTCGCAGAGACGGTGGAGGCACTAATTTATTTACATAGCAATCATTGCATGCACCGTGACGTTAAGGGACATAATATTTTGCTTACCGAAGATGCACACGTTAAACTGGTTGATTTTGGCGTGTCTTCGCATCTCGTTGCTACCCTCGCCAGAAAAAATACCTCGGTTGGCACACCGTACTGGATGGCACCTGAG GTGATAGCTTGCGAACAACAACTTGATTCTTCTTACGATTCTCGATGCGACGTTTGGTCAGTTGGAATCACGGCAATCGAACTAGCAGAGGGCGATCCACCCCTATCTGAACTGCACCCTATGAGGGCACTCTTTCAAATCCCCAGAAATCCACCACCGTCCCTCAAGAATCCAGATATCCATTCTCCAGAGTTGGTCGACTTCATCACGGAATGTTTGGTGAAAGATCTCGAGCACAGGCCCTTTGCCAGCGAACTAAAAGAGCATCCTTTATTGATGAATATCGAGTCGAACGCAGAAAAGATTAGAAACGAACTGCAAGAGGAGATCCGACGTCAAAGAGCTGATGGAAAAGTTCATAGACAGCCCGAAGTAACGACCAAACACGGCAAATTGAAGACCGATCGGAAAGCTAGGCCAGAAAAAATGTACATGGACGACCTGGCTGCTTTGGACATGTTATCGGAGGATGCAATCGTCGATCAGTTACAACACAGATATGAACAAACTCAGATATATACTTATATCGGAGATATACTTGTAGCTGTTAACCCTTTCACAAATTTGGGACTGTATACAGGCATC GAACAAAAAAGATACAAAGGCCAGGCAAGATCGGACAATCCACCTCACATTTTCGCCGTCGCTGATGCTGCGTATCAAGCATTGCTACATCAACGACAAAATCAAGCAATTGTAATTAGCGGGGAGTCAGGAGCAGGAAAAACGGAAAGTGCGAATTTGCTGCTGAAACAATTGGTTTACCTCAGCAAAGCTCCTAATCGTAATTTGGAAGAAAGAATTCTTCAGATAAATCCGATAATGGAAGCTTTCGGTAATGCGACTACTGGGATTAACGCAAATTCATCGAGATTTGGCAAATATCTTGACTTAACCATGACTAAAGGTGGTAAAGTCACTggtgccagaatatacgtatatttgtTAGAGCAATCTCGCGTTGTAGCTCAAGCTGA AGGTGAACGCAATTTCCATATATTTTACTACATGTACGATGGTCTGGAGGCAGACAATCGTCTTTCAGAATTCTATCTGGATTCGAACCTTCGGAAGCATCATCGATATTTGACAGATCAAAGTCAAACATCTCAAACGCATATCGATAAATTTCAACAACTAAAAGTCGGTTTTAAATTACTGGGATTTCAAGATAGCGAAGTGGACATAGTATATCGTATTCTGGCTGCGATACTTCATCTCGGTGATATCGAGTTTGGTGAAGTAGCCAGCGAGGATAATACCGATAACAAAAGCCGCGTGATTGATACAACACCTTTACACAGAG TTTCGCAATTACTCGGTGTGGAAGAAAATGATCTTTTGGAAGCATTGACATCAAATTCCGTTATGACCAGGGGAGAAACAATTACGCGTAACAATACGGTAGCCGAAGCGTGTGCGGCTAGAGACGCGATGGCGAAAGGATTGTATGGTCGATTGTTTGACTGGATGGTCAATCAAATCAACTGTTTACTATGTTTCAATCGTTCACCGAACTACGAACCGCTGGCGATCGGTCTGCTGGATATATTTGGTTTCGAAAATTTCCCGAGGAACTCCTTCGAGCAACTCTGCATCAACATCGCCAACGAACAGATACAATATTACTTCAATCAGCATATTTTCACCTGGGAACAACAAGAATATATGGCGGAAGGAATACCGGTAGATTTGGTCGAGTTCTCTGACAACAGACCCGTTTTAGATATGTTACTCAGCAAACCTATGGGACTTTTGGCTTTATTAGACGAAGAAAGTCGATTTCCCAGAGCCACCAATAAATCCCTAATCG AGAAATTTCACAACAATATCAAGTCTAAGTTCTACGTAAGGCCAAAATCGGACGCAGTTTGTTTTGCAGTCCATCATTTTGCGGGTCGCGTAGTTTACCAAGCAGAAGGTTTCCTAGAAAAGAACAGGAATTTCCTACCTCCTGAAGTAATCCAGCTGATCAGGCAATCTCAGTACGATATGGTCCGTTTCTTGTTCCAATGTCCGATCACGAAAACTGGCAACTTGTATTCGGCTGTTCACGAGACTGATTCAAAAAAATTGTCACAGTCGAATCAGAATACAAAG GAACGGTACTCCAGTCGGGGATTGGCGTCACAATCCAGAGCTCAACAAACCGTAGCAACTTACTTCCGTTACTCCCTTATGGATTTACTCCAAAAGATGGTATCTGGGTCGCCACAGTTCGTACGATGCATAAAACCGAACGACTCTAAGAGCCCACGATTCTTCGATAAAGAGAAAGTCGTGAAACAATTGAGATATACCGGGGTCTTGGAGACAATAAGAATCAGACAAAATGGATTTTCGCATAGAATATCGTTCAACGAATTTCTAAAAAG ATATTGTTTCTTAGCATTTGGATACGACGAACGTGTGGTAGCGAATCGTGACAATTGCCGTCTCTTTCTGATCCGTTTGAAAATGGACGGATGGGCATTGGGCAGAACAAAAGTTTTTTTGAAATACTATCATGTCGAGTTCCTTTCGAAGATGTACGAGGAACAGCTGAAGAAAATCATTATGGTTCAATCGTGTGTTCGTCGATGGCTCGCTAGAATCAGATTTAAAAAGCAGAAATGGCAATTCGCCGTGTCTGTTGTGACACTACAACGTCATATTCGTGGCTGGTTATCGCGGAAGCACTTCTTAGAGGAAATGAGGAAGAaacaagaagaggaagaagcaaCTGTTCTACAAAAAATGCATG AGGAACAGAAAGAGAAGGTGGAGATTGAGAAGCAGACAGAAGAAGACGAGGAGGATGAAACTACGAAAGAAGAGTTGAAGGAAGATGATGCTGCAGCTATCATACAAAGTC ATTTCAGAGGATACACAATTCGCAAACGCTTTGGACCTGAACTGGAAGAACGTTTCAAGAAGATCTTGAACAACTACGATGATAAATTTGAGGCACATAAAGCGTTACTGCGCGAAGGTTTAAAGAACGAAGAAGCAGCGTTTATAGTCCAACGGTggtataaaaaggaaaaagtgaAAAAAAGGAAACCTCCGACAAAAGATCTGGTACATCATAAATTAAGGCAAGCTGATCTTATACAATTTTCTCAAAAC GTTCATATGAAAAATCAAGAAGTGCACAAGAATCTACGTCACAATAAGCCAGGAGTCCGATTAAACGAGATAGAAGAACCGCCACCGGATTATGTTCGACCCGAAGGATTCAACATGGTGCAGCCGATCATGCAATATCGAAGTGGCAATCAAGTGGATGGAGAAGAAACGATCAAATACTACCGTGACTTGAAGGATGAGATGAGCAG TGGTTCGGActtcgaagaagaagaagttggCTGGGACTTACCGTTGATACAGCTAGAAAATGACCTTCACCCATTGACGAG GAGTCGAATTGGGCAGATTCTGGAAGTGAATACCGAGAGGAGAGAACGTTTGGAAGCTCAGGGAGACTTTGCGATAGCTTCGGAACAACAACTTTCGGATATATGGCACAAAGCTTTGAGAAATCCGAGCGAGGATCAGCAACAAGAGAACTCGGGCAGAGTGGG AGGTATCATGGCAAACTTCCAG TACAAGGACTAA